The following coding sequences are from one Verrucosispora sp. WMMD573 window:
- a CDS encoding replication-relaxation family protein: MTTTYHSQFTVPSTRPIPAELLLTESGRMRPPDWWAVEMLAEHRVLTTAQLTALGFATTTASATRRLTVLARRGWIDRLWNTGAAATADTSWCLGPIGAQLTPLDEDRDVTPAQVYRARDRLREHPALPGLLQANDLFVDLATHALTEPGSDLRTWWSPRTCRYVTAVRHAAWHGEYIHDRDRHAFWYQPDPGQIRPADLADRVHAYRHLAEQTGLATLLFHAADPQREQDLRRYLERRNTRHLTVVTSNPEHGHPASPVWQPIGETHRLALTDLPHTPEQWPPDTVTFKEVRPRAPHPIYDPERPYDESVANGTYHYPPRP, from the coding sequence ATGACGACCACCTACCACTCCCAGTTCACCGTCCCGTCCACCCGACCGATCCCGGCGGAGCTGCTCCTGACCGAGAGCGGCCGCATGCGCCCGCCCGACTGGTGGGCCGTCGAAATGCTCGCCGAGCACCGCGTCCTGACCACCGCGCAGCTCACCGCACTCGGCTTCGCCACCACCACGGCGTCGGCCACCCGACGTCTGACGGTCCTCGCCCGCCGCGGCTGGATCGACCGCCTCTGGAACACCGGCGCCGCGGCCACCGCTGACACCTCGTGGTGCCTGGGCCCGATCGGCGCCCAACTCACCCCACTCGACGAAGACCGCGACGTCACACCGGCGCAGGTATACCGGGCCCGCGACAGGCTCCGCGAGCATCCGGCGCTGCCCGGCCTGCTGCAGGCCAACGACCTCTTCGTCGACCTGGCCACCCACGCGCTCACCGAACCCGGCAGTGACCTGCGCACCTGGTGGTCACCGCGCACCTGCCGATACGTCACCGCGGTGCGGCATGCCGCCTGGCATGGCGAGTACATCCACGACCGCGACCGCCACGCCTTCTGGTACCAGCCCGACCCGGGCCAGATCCGTCCGGCCGACCTCGCCGACCGCGTCCACGCCTACCGGCACCTAGCCGAACAAACCGGCCTGGCGACCCTGCTGTTCCACGCCGCCGACCCGCAGCGCGAGCAGGACCTGCGCCGCTACCTCGAGCGCCGCAACACGCGGCACCTCACCGTCGTCACCAGCAACCCCGAGCACGGCCACCCGGCCAGCCCGGTCTGGCAGCCGATCGGCGAGACACACCGCCTCGCCCTGACCGACCTTCCCCACACCCCCGAGCAGTGGCCGCCCGACACCGTGACCTTCAAGGAGGTACGGCCCCGAGCCCCACACCCCATCTACGACCCCGAGCGCCCCTACGACGAATCCGTCGCCAACGGCACGTACCACTACCCGCCGCGCCCCTGA
- a CDS encoding IS5 family transposase — MSRQRRYPSDLTDAQWALVEPLLPPPRTGGRPEKHPRRDVVNAILYVVRTGCSWRQLPVDFPPWQTVYWYFTRWEEDDVTERILVALRRRVRAAQGRAAEPTAGIIDSQSVKGADTVGRDTRGYDAGKKVNGRKRFIVTDTLGLLLVVCVMAASVQDRDGAKTTLLSAYLFTPVRFVYADAGFAGTLVDWCQRILRTTLEIVRKAPGQKGFAVIARRWVVERSLAWLTGHRRLARDYERHPATSEAMIRWAAINGMLRRLTRGRPARRQRAWTLDNLKA, encoded by the coding sequence ATGTCGCGTCAGCGTCGCTACCCCTCGGACCTGACCGACGCCCAATGGGCGCTGGTCGAGCCGCTGCTGCCACCACCGAGAACCGGTGGCCGGCCGGAGAAACATCCACGCCGCGACGTGGTGAACGCGATCCTGTACGTGGTGCGGACCGGCTGCTCGTGGCGGCAACTGCCGGTCGACTTCCCGCCGTGGCAGACGGTGTACTGGTACTTCACCCGCTGGGAGGAAGACGATGTCACCGAGCGGATCCTCGTCGCGCTGCGCCGAAGGGTCCGCGCCGCCCAAGGCCGCGCCGCCGAACCCACGGCAGGCATCATCGACTCCCAGAGCGTCAAAGGCGCCGACACCGTCGGCCGGGACACCCGTGGCTACGACGCGGGCAAGAAGGTCAACGGCCGCAAACGGTTCATCGTCACCGACACCCTGGGTCTGCTCCTAGTCGTGTGCGTGATGGCCGCGAGCGTGCAGGACCGCGACGGAGCGAAGACGACTCTGCTGTCGGCGTACCTGTTCACCCCGGTCCGGTTCGTCTACGCCGACGCCGGCTTCGCCGGAACCCTGGTCGACTGGTGCCAACGCATCCTGCGCACCACCCTGGAAATCGTACGCAAGGCCCCAGGCCAGAAAGGATTCGCCGTAATCGCCCGCCGATGGGTCGTCGAGCGCAGCCTTGCCTGGCTGACCGGCCACCGCAGACTGGCCCGCGACTACGAACGCCACCCCGCCACCTCCGAAGCCATGATCCGCTGGGCCGCCATCAACGGCATGCTCCGCCGCCTCACCCGCGGCCGACCCGCACGCCGTCAACGAGCCTGGACCCTCGACAACCTCAAAGCCTGA
- a CDS encoding very short patch repair endonuclease, which yields MKQQRGRPASARRTPKSDATTASWASSPGVRGRMQRQQTRDTQPELAVRRLLHAAGLRYRVDVAPTRALRRRADVVFGPARVAVFIDGCFWHGCPQHGSRETRANTTYWSDKIARNQARDASTDELLTRDGWLVIRVWEHEDPGEAAERIARIVQHRRSHGAGGGSP from the coding sequence ATGAAGCAGCAGCGCGGTCGCCCCGCCAGCGCCCGCCGGACACCGAAGAGCGACGCCACCACCGCCTCCTGGGCGAGCAGCCCAGGCGTGCGCGGCCGTATGCAGCGGCAGCAGACCCGCGACACCCAGCCCGAACTCGCGGTACGACGCCTGCTGCATGCTGCTGGACTGCGTTACCGAGTCGACGTCGCGCCTACCAGGGCCCTCCGTCGCCGAGCCGACGTAGTTTTCGGCCCCGCCCGCGTCGCCGTCTTCATCGACGGCTGCTTCTGGCACGGGTGCCCCCAGCACGGAAGCAGAGAGACCAGGGCCAACACCACGTACTGGTCGGACAAGATCGCACGAAACCAGGCCCGCGACGCCTCCACCGACGAGCTGCTGACACGCGACGGATGGCTCGTCATCCGCGTCTGGGAGCACGAGGACCCCGGCGAAGCCGCCGAACGGATTGCCAGAATCGTGCAGCACCGACGCAGCCACGGAGCCGGTGGCGGCAGCCCATGA
- a CDS encoding replication-relaxation family protein: MGKHLPTADPLLRLQASITARDDRLLGWLYDHGVLTTDQIAAALFPSLDFTQRRLRRLTALRAVDRFRPNRAYGGSHPYHYVLDQLGYDHVHAQRGLPRGRRDQARHRKHSLTNRPDLPHLLGGNQVFIDLAAHARNHPDSDLVRWQPASAYHEPGTLYREGGDPHIIIAGATGFPRPDGAGVWTEHGRSVPFFLEYDTSRENLQVLIDKVIKYERLYTMSTWAWPVLLHLPSARREANLHHRLAGTDLKTVIATTTAELRTALASSPAHQVWQLPGRTGRHRLIDLPYTDTHHDDQYPTRHQSTPDERAA, encoded by the coding sequence ATGGGTAAACACCTACCGACCGCGGACCCGCTGCTGCGACTGCAGGCCAGCATCACCGCCCGCGACGACCGGCTCCTCGGCTGGCTCTACGACCACGGCGTGCTCACCACCGACCAGATCGCCGCCGCCCTGTTCCCATCCCTGGACTTCACCCAGCGCCGCCTACGCCGCCTCACCGCCCTGCGCGCGGTCGACCGGTTCCGACCCAACCGGGCGTACGGAGGCTCCCACCCCTACCACTACGTCCTGGACCAACTCGGCTACGACCACGTCCACGCCCAACGCGGACTCCCACGAGGCCGCCGAGACCAGGCCCGCCACCGCAAACACTCCCTGACCAACCGACCGGACCTGCCGCACCTGCTCGGCGGCAACCAGGTCTTCATCGACCTCGCCGCCCACGCCCGCAACCACCCCGACAGCGACCTCGTCCGCTGGCAGCCCGCATCCGCCTACCACGAACCCGGCACCCTCTACCGCGAAGGCGGCGACCCGCACATCATCATCGCCGGAGCGACCGGCTTCCCCCGCCCGGACGGCGCCGGGGTGTGGACCGAACACGGACGGTCCGTGCCGTTCTTCCTCGAGTACGACACCAGCCGTGAGAACCTTCAGGTCCTCATCGACAAAGTCATCAAGTACGAGCGGCTGTACACGATGAGCACCTGGGCCTGGCCGGTACTGCTGCACCTACCCTCAGCACGACGCGAGGCGAACCTGCACCACCGCCTCGCCGGCACCGACCTGAAGACGGTCATCGCCACCACCACCGCCGAACTGCGCACCGCCCTCGCCTCCAGCCCCGCCCACCAGGTCTGGCAGCTACCCGGCCGTACCGGCCGTCACCGCCTCATCGACCTGCCCTACACCGACACCCACCACGACGACCAATACCCCACCCGCCACCAGTCCACCCCCGACGAGCGGGCCGCCTAA